In one Bradyrhizobium sp. 4 genomic region, the following are encoded:
- the phnK gene encoding phosphonate C-P lyase system protein PhnK — protein MADQHMLENDEPLLVAKSLSKSYGRIAACRDVSFALYPGEVLAIVGESGSGKSTLLQLLSGQLAASGGHVSYRMRDGATRDLATLGEAERRFLFRTDWGFVHQDPAQGLRMAVSAGANVGERLMAVGWNHYGRIRDTASDWLTRVEIDIARIDDAPRTYSGGMRQRLQIARNLVTEPRLVFMDEPTGGLDVSVQARLLDLVRSLVAELHLAVIIVTHDLAVARLLSHRVMVMKGGRVIETGLTDQVLDDPRESYTQLLVSSILPP, from the coding sequence ATGGCTGATCAACACATGCTCGAGAACGACGAGCCGCTGCTGGTCGCAAAATCCCTCAGCAAGTCCTACGGCCGGATCGCGGCGTGCCGCGACGTGTCCTTTGCACTCTATCCCGGTGAGGTGCTGGCAATCGTCGGCGAATCCGGCTCGGGCAAATCGACGCTGCTCCAGCTCCTGTCGGGTCAGCTCGCGGCCAGCGGTGGGCACGTCTCCTATCGGATGCGCGACGGCGCCACCCGCGATCTCGCTACGCTGGGCGAGGCCGAGCGGCGCTTCCTGTTCCGCACCGATTGGGGCTTCGTCCACCAGGATCCCGCGCAGGGCCTGCGCATGGCGGTCTCGGCCGGCGCCAATGTCGGCGAGCGGCTGATGGCGGTGGGTTGGAACCATTACGGCCGCATTCGCGATACCGCCTCGGACTGGCTGACCCGTGTCGAGATCGACATCGCACGCATCGACGATGCGCCGCGGACCTATTCCGGCGGCATGCGCCAGCGTCTCCAGATCGCCCGCAACCTCGTCACCGAGCCGCGGCTGGTGTTCATGGACGAGCCGACCGGCGGCCTCGATGTTTCCGTTCAGGCCCGCCTGCTCGACCTCGTGCGCAGCCTGGTCGCCGAGCTGCACCTCGCGGTCATCATCGTCACCCATGATCTCGCGGTCGCGCGCCTGCTGTCGCACCGCGTGATGGTGATGAAGGGCGGCCGCGTCATCGAGACCGGCCTCACCGACCAGGTGCTCGACGATCCCCGCGAGTCCTACACTCAACTCCTCGTCTCCTCGATCCTGCCGCCATGA
- a CDS encoding pyridoxamine 5'-phosphate oxidase family protein codes for MSVIETVEQLEAIYGVTNDASTVKVADHVTPLYRVFIEKAPFAALATIGPEGIDCSPRGDLSGFVRIHDPKTLMLPDRRGNNRVDSLRNIVRDPRVSLMFLIPGSGNAVRANGRAHLSIDPELLASFKVESKAPRSVMVMTVDEIYFQCARAIVRSDLWNPDKRIDPKTLPTPGQILAEMSENKVGGAEYDRAWPERAAATMW; via the coding sequence ATGTCGGTGATTGAAACGGTCGAGCAGCTCGAGGCCATCTACGGCGTCACCAACGACGCCTCGACCGTGAAAGTCGCCGACCACGTCACCCCGCTCTATCGCGTCTTCATCGAAAAGGCGCCGTTCGCCGCGCTCGCCACCATCGGACCCGAGGGGATCGACTGCTCGCCGCGGGGCGATCTCTCCGGCTTCGTCCGCATTCATGACCCGAAGACGCTGATGCTGCCGGATCGCCGCGGCAATAACCGGGTCGATTCCTTGCGCAACATCGTGCGCGATCCCAGGGTGTCCCTGATGTTCCTGATCCCCGGCTCCGGCAATGCGGTCCGGGCCAATGGCCGGGCGCATCTTTCGATCGATCCCGAGCTGCTGGCCTCGTTCAAGGTCGAAAGCAAGGCGCCGCGCAGTGTCATGGTGATGACGGTCGACGAGATCTACTTCCAGTGCGCCCGCGCCATCGTCCGCTCCGATCTCTGGAATCCCGACAAGCGCATCGACCCCAAGACGCTGCCGACGCCCGGCCAGATCCTCGCCGAGATGAGCGAGAACAAGGTCGGCGGCGCGGAATATGATCGCGCCTGGCCCGAGCGGGCGGCCGCGACGATGTGGTGA
- a CDS encoding carbon-phosphorus lyase complex subunit PhnI: MYVAVKGGERAIENAHRLLASARRGDQSVPEISLDQISEQLGLAVDRVMSEGSLYDRELAALAIKQARGDLIEAIFLVRAFRATLPRFGASEPVETGAMRVQRRVSSTFKDIPGGQILGPTFDYTHRLLDPSLAEGFVPEAPATAEASTVPTPRVTDILGRDGLIESSPQAEEGASVGDLTREPLNFPADRDLRLQNLARGDEGFLLAMGYSTQRGYGRNHPFAGEIRFGEVDVEFSAEDAGFAVPLGSIELTECQMVNQFKGSATEAPCFTRGYGLAFGQSERKTMSMALVDRALRARELGEEALAPAQDEEFVMSHSDNVQATGFVEHLKLPHYVDFQSELGLLRKLRKEFTEANAPDAMKEAAE, from the coding sequence ATGTATGTCGCAGTCAAAGGCGGCGAACGCGCCATCGAGAACGCCCATCGCCTGCTCGCCAGTGCGCGGCGCGGCGATCAAAGCGTGCCGGAAATTTCCCTCGACCAGATCTCGGAGCAGCTTGGTCTCGCCGTGGACCGCGTCATGAGCGAAGGCTCGCTCTATGACCGCGAGCTCGCGGCGCTCGCCATCAAGCAGGCGCGCGGCGATCTGATCGAGGCGATCTTCCTGGTCCGTGCCTTCCGCGCCACGCTGCCGCGCTTCGGCGCCAGCGAGCCGGTCGAGACCGGCGCGATGCGGGTGCAGCGGCGGGTGTCCTCGACCTTCAAGGACATTCCCGGCGGCCAGATTCTCGGGCCGACCTTCGACTATACCCACCGTCTGCTCGATCCCTCGCTCGCCGAAGGCTTCGTGCCGGAAGCGCCGGCGACGGCCGAAGCATCGACAGTGCCCACCCCGCGGGTGACGGATATCCTCGGCCGCGACGGGCTGATCGAATCCTCGCCTCAAGCGGAAGAGGGCGCCAGCGTCGGCGACCTCACCCGCGAGCCGCTGAACTTTCCGGCGGATCGTGACCTGCGCCTGCAAAATCTCGCGCGTGGCGACGAAGGGTTCTTGCTGGCGATGGGCTATTCCACCCAGCGCGGCTACGGCCGCAACCATCCCTTCGCCGGCGAGATTCGCTTCGGCGAGGTCGATGTCGAATTTTCGGCGGAAGACGCCGGCTTCGCCGTTCCGCTCGGCTCGATCGAGCTCACCGAATGTCAGATGGTCAACCAGTTCAAGGGCTCCGCGACCGAAGCGCCGTGCTTCACGCGCGGTTATGGCCTCGCCTTCGGCCAGAGCGAACGCAAGACCATGTCGATGGCGCTGGTCGACCGCGCGTTGCGTGCGCGCGAGCTCGGCGAAGAGGCACTCGCCCCTGCGCAAGACGAAGAATTCGTGATGTCGCATTCGGACAACGTCCAGGCGACCGGCTTCGTCGAGCATCTGAAGCTGCCGCATTATGTCGACTTCCAGTCCGAGCTCGGCCTGTTGCGCAAGCTGCGCAAGGAATTCACTGAAGCCAATGCGCCCGACGCCATGAAGGAGGCCGCGGAATGA
- a CDS encoding alpha-D-ribose 1-methylphosphonate 5-phosphate C-P-lyase PhnJ gives MNAPTYNFAYLDEQTKRMIRRAILKAIAIPGYQVPFASREMPMPYGWGTGGVQVTAAILGPEDVLKVIDQGSDDTTNAISIRKFFAKTAGVATTTATEDATVIQTRHRIPETALHANQVLVYQVPIPEPLRFLEPRETETRRMHALAEYGLMHVKLYEDIARFGHIATAYAYPVKVNARYVMDPSPTPKFDNPKMDNCPALQLFGAGREKRIYAIPPHTQVVSLDFEDHPFEPYRFNAPCALCAAENSYLDEIVTDDKGGRMFVCSDTDYCEGRQAAGHHGSLSAAPYKDKAQEASNG, from the coding sequence ATGAACGCGCCCACCTACAATTTCGCCTATCTCGACGAACAGACCAAACGGATGATCCGCCGCGCGATCCTGAAGGCGATCGCGATCCCCGGCTATCAGGTGCCGTTCGCCAGCCGTGAAATGCCGATGCCCTACGGCTGGGGCACCGGCGGCGTCCAGGTCACTGCGGCGATCCTCGGGCCCGAGGACGTGCTGAAAGTGATCGACCAGGGCTCCGACGACACCACCAACGCGATCTCGATCCGCAAATTCTTCGCCAAGACCGCCGGCGTCGCCACGACGACCGCGACTGAAGATGCGACCGTGATCCAGACCCGGCACCGCATCCCGGAGACGGCGCTGCACGCAAATCAGGTGCTGGTCTATCAGGTGCCGATCCCGGAGCCGCTGCGCTTCCTCGAGCCGCGGGAGACCGAGACGCGGCGCATGCATGCGCTCGCCGAATACGGCTTGATGCATGTGAAGCTCTATGAGGATATCGCTCGCTTCGGCCACATCGCGACCGCTTACGCCTATCCGGTGAAGGTCAACGCGCGCTACGTGATGGACCCGTCGCCGACGCCGAAATTCGACAATCCCAAGATGGACAATTGCCCGGCGCTGCAATTGTTCGGCGCCGGCCGCGAGAAGCGCATCTATGCGATCCCGCCCCATACGCAAGTCGTGTCGCTCGACTTCGAGGACCATCCCTTCGAGCCGTATCGCTTCAACGCGCCTTGCGCGCTGTGCGCCGCGGAAAATTCCTATCTCGACGAGATCGTCACCGACGACAAGGGCGGGCGCATGTTCGTCTGCTCCGACACCGATTATTGCGAGGGCCGCCAGGCCGCCGGCCATCACGGCAGCCTCAGCGCCGCGCCGTACAAGGACAAGGCGCAGGAGGCATCCAATGGCTGA
- the phnL gene encoding phosphonate C-P lyase system protein PhnL → MTAMIDIADANKTFTMHLQGGIELPVVSGVTFHVDPGECVVLSGPSGAGKSSILKMIFGNYRCDSGRIGIRHRGALVDLATAEPRQVLNIRRATIGYVSQFLRAVPRVATVDVVAEPLIVNGVARAEAQARAGELLHRLNIPERLWQLPPATFSGGEQQRVNIARGFISDLPILLLDEPTASLDAANRAVVVGLVAEKKRQGVAMVAIVHDDEIRHQIADRIVDVTNFAAAA, encoded by the coding sequence ATGACCGCCATGATCGACATCGCCGACGCCAACAAGACTTTTACGATGCACCTGCAGGGCGGCATCGAATTGCCTGTCGTCAGCGGCGTGACCTTCCACGTCGACCCCGGCGAATGCGTCGTGCTGTCTGGGCCATCAGGCGCCGGAAAATCGTCGATCCTGAAGATGATCTTCGGCAATTATCGCTGCGACTCCGGCCGCATCGGCATCCGCCATCGCGGCGCGCTGGTCGATCTTGCCACCGCCGAGCCGCGGCAGGTCCTCAACATCCGCCGCGCGACCATCGGCTATGTCAGCCAGTTCCTTCGCGCGGTGCCGCGGGTTGCGACCGTCGACGTCGTCGCGGAGCCGCTGATCGTCAACGGCGTGGCGCGCGCGGAGGCGCAGGCCCGTGCTGGTGAACTGTTGCATAGGCTCAACATCCCCGAGCGACTCTGGCAGCTTCCGCCGGCGACCTTCTCCGGCGGCGAGCAGCAGCGCGTCAACATCGCGCGCGGCTTCATCTCGGACCTGCCGATCCTGCTGCTCGACGAGCCCACCGCCTCGCTCGACGCAGCCAACCGCGCCGTCGTGGTCGGGCTGGTCGCCGAAAAGAAGCGCCAGGGCGTCGCCATGGTTGCCATTGTCCATGACGACGAAATCCGTCATCAGATTGCCGACCGCATCGTCGACGTTACCAACTTCGCCGCCGCGGCCTGA
- the phnN gene encoding phosphonate metabolism protein/1,5-bisphosphokinase (PRPP-forming) PhnN, with protein sequence MSETVTMAGAQTGAIGPGRLVLVVGPSGAGKDTLLRLARAACIEDHDIVFPRRVVTRESSADEDNVAVNPDEFRRALERGDFAVQWEAHGHCYALPRNLNDDIRSGRAVVANVSRTVIGALRKAYANVVVVAITAPPDVLAQRLAARARNSDGNITERLTRSVEDASAQADVTILNAGGAEYHGHQLLRVIKNQGWHE encoded by the coding sequence ATGAGCGAGACCGTCACCATGGCGGGAGCGCAGACGGGCGCGATCGGCCCTGGCCGGCTCGTGCTCGTGGTCGGTCCCAGCGGTGCCGGCAAGGACACGCTGCTGCGGCTGGCGCGGGCGGCGTGCATCGAGGACCACGACATCGTCTTTCCGCGCCGTGTCGTGACCCGCGAATCCTCGGCCGACGAAGACAATGTCGCGGTGAACCCTGACGAGTTCCGCCGCGCGCTCGAGCGTGGGGATTTCGCCGTGCAATGGGAAGCGCATGGGCATTGCTACGCGCTGCCGCGCAACCTCAACGACGATATTCGTTCCGGACGCGCCGTCGTGGCCAATGTGTCGCGCACGGTGATCGGCGCGTTACGCAAAGCTTACGCCAACGTCGTGGTGGTCGCGATCACGGCGCCGCCGGATGTGTTGGCGCAGCGGCTTGCCGCACGCGCCCGGAACAGTGACGGCAATATCACGGAACGGCTGACGCGCAGCGTCGAGGACGCATCGGCGCAGGCCGACGTCACCATCCTCAACGCGGGCGGCGCAGAGTATCACGGCCACCAGCTTCTGCGCGTGATCAAGAACCAGGGCTGGCACGAATAG
- the phnG gene encoding phosphonate C-P lyase system protein PhnG: protein MDVVTQHNNQQAQRKAAMAVLAHAEAGEIAARLRALVLPAHQDLRAPENGLVMLRGRVGGDGAPFNLGEATVSRAAVRLASGEVGFGYTLGRDGEKARLIALCDALVQSSDFGGAVERDIIAPLREQLMAKRKQVAAETAATKVDFYTMVRGEG from the coding sequence GTGGATGTGGTGACCCAGCACAACAATCAGCAAGCCCAGCGCAAGGCCGCAATGGCCGTGCTGGCGCACGCAGAGGCGGGCGAGATCGCCGCCCGCCTCCGCGCTCTCGTTTTGCCAGCGCATCAGGATCTGCGCGCGCCGGAAAACGGCCTCGTCATGCTGCGCGGCCGGGTCGGCGGCGACGGCGCGCCGTTCAACCTTGGCGAGGCCACGGTGTCGCGCGCCGCGGTGCGGCTTGCGAGCGGCGAGGTCGGCTTCGGTTACACGCTCGGTCGCGACGGCGAGAAGGCGCGGCTGATCGCGCTGTGCGATGCGCTGGTGCAGTCCAGCGATTTCGGCGGCGCGGTGGAGCGGGACATTATCGCGCCGTTGCGTGAGCAGCTGATGGCCAAGCGCAAACAGGTGGCGGCCGAGACCGCCGCGACGAAGGTTGATTTCTACACCATGGTGCGCGGTGAGGGGTGA
- a CDS encoding alpha/beta hydrolase, translated as MKLSVNRAEVLVATGGRDFDKALPAVVFLHGAGFDHSTWALHTRWFAHHRFGVLAPDLPGHGRSPGPSLGSIAEMADWTAALLDAAGVTKAHLIGHSMGSLISLETAARHPDKVSALSLIGTAATMTVGPDLLKAAEANSQDANDMVSIWGLGFNAELGGSLAPGLWMHGGAQAVLKHCEPGVLFRDLSACNAYANALQAAASVTVPTTLILGERDMMTPVKAGKALAAAIPHAKTVVVPGAGHMIMAERPDELLVALRN; from the coding sequence ATGAAGCTCTCCGTCAACCGCGCCGAGGTGCTGGTCGCAACCGGCGGCCGCGACTTCGACAAGGCCCTGCCCGCGGTCGTCTTCCTCCATGGCGCCGGCTTCGATCATTCGACCTGGGCGCTGCACACGCGCTGGTTCGCCCATCACCGCTTTGGCGTGCTGGCCCCTGATCTGCCCGGTCACGGCCGCTCCCCCGGACCTTCGCTCGGCAGCATCGCCGAGATGGCCGACTGGACGGCGGCCCTGCTCGATGCGGCCGGAGTTACGAAAGCGCATCTGATCGGCCATTCCATGGGATCGCTGATCTCGCTGGAGACGGCCGCACGTCACCCCGACAAGGTGTCCGCGCTCAGCCTGATCGGCACGGCCGCGACCATGACGGTCGGCCCGGATCTGCTCAAGGCGGCCGAAGCCAATTCGCAGGATGCAAACGACATGGTCTCGATCTGGGGCCTCGGCTTCAACGCCGAGCTCGGCGGCAGCCTCGCGCCGGGCCTGTGGATGCATGGCGGCGCGCAGGCCGTGTTGAAGCATTGCGAGCCGGGCGTGCTGTTCAGGGATTTATCAGCCTGCAATGCTTACGCGAATGCGCTTCAAGCAGCCGCGAGCGTGACGGTGCCCACGACGCTCATCCTCGGCGAGCGGGACATGATGACTCCGGTGAAGGCCGGCAAGGCACTTGCCGCGGCGATCCCGCATGCGAAGACCGTCGTGGTGCCGGGCGCCGGCCACATGATCATGGCCGAACGCCCGGATGAATTGCTCGTTGCGCTACGGAACTGA
- a CDS encoding DUF6496 domain-containing protein, whose amino-acid sequence MPRQEVIRKARQDKRAGKSASTQAGEFVKDQIDKIRKGKHGARSTKQAIAIGLSEARRAGVDLPPPRKGRVKKATRRSAKYAYEVGQGKRTAKRRPRVSRAVEKVLKKEPRSTASRSALSKQGKRAASQRSAASRSATARKASRTKGAKARSTAAKKAARTRARRRS is encoded by the coding sequence ATGCCAAGACAGGAAGTCATTCGCAAAGCCAGGCAAGACAAGCGTGCCGGAAAATCGGCAAGCACGCAGGCCGGCGAATTCGTCAAGGACCAGATCGACAAGATCCGCAAGGGCAAGCATGGCGCGCGCTCGACGAAACAGGCCATCGCAATCGGTCTGTCCGAGGCGCGCCGCGCCGGCGTCGATCTTCCGCCGCCGCGCAAGGGACGCGTCAAGAAGGCGACGCGTCGCAGCGCCAAATATGCCTATGAGGTCGGTCAGGGCAAGCGCACGGCGAAGCGCCGGCCGCGCGTGTCGCGGGCCGTCGAGAAGGTTTTGAAAAAAGAGCCGCGCTCGACCGCATCGCGCAGCGCACTGTCGAAACAGGGCAAGCGTGCCGCGAGCCAGCGATCGGCCGCGTCGCGTTCAGCCACCGCGCGCAAGGCAAGCCGCACCAAGGGTGCCAAGGCCCGCTCCACCGCCGCGAAGAAGGCGGCGCGCACCAGGGCGCGCCGCCGGAGCTGA
- a CDS encoding alpha-D-ribose 1-methylphosphonate 5-triphosphate diphosphatase has protein sequence MNAKKDIVIANARIVLAERVIEQGWLALADGRIAEIGEGRVPAGAEDAGGDLIMPGLIELHTDHLEAHYVPRPKVFWNPVAAVVSYDGQLATSGITTVFDSLRVWREDGAEEVDGRAGTLAAAITTARDADLLRADHFLHLRCEIPMPSVVEEARELIDRPDVRLMSLMDHTPGQRQFRDEGKLRDYYRGKGGGKTDAQLDELFAKRFEYQKAYAATNMREIVALAHKYKIPLASHDDTTEENVVDAVRDGVSVAEFPTTLEAARGLHEAGIDILMGAPNVVRGGSHSGNIAAVDLAREGLLDILSSDYIPSSLLMAALHLPEHVPAISLAAAIRTVTKAPAEAVGLSDRGEIAVGKRADLIRVHVAGSVPAVRSVWREGSRVA, from the coding sequence ATGAACGCCAAGAAGGACATCGTGATCGCCAACGCCAGGATCGTGCTGGCGGAACGGGTGATCGAGCAGGGCTGGCTTGCTCTCGCCGATGGACGTATTGCCGAGATCGGGGAGGGCAGGGTGCCTGCGGGGGCAGAGGATGCCGGCGGCGATCTGATCATGCCCGGCTTGATCGAGCTCCACACCGACCATCTCGAAGCGCATTACGTGCCGCGGCCGAAAGTGTTCTGGAATCCGGTCGCCGCCGTCGTCTCCTACGACGGCCAGCTCGCGACATCGGGCATCACCACGGTGTTCGACTCGCTCCGGGTCTGGCGCGAGGACGGCGCCGAGGAAGTCGACGGACGCGCCGGCACGCTCGCAGCCGCCATCACGACCGCGCGCGATGCCGACCTGCTGCGCGCCGATCACTTCCTGCATCTGCGCTGCGAAATCCCGATGCCGAGCGTGGTCGAGGAGGCCAGGGAGCTGATCGACCGTCCCGACGTGCGGCTGATGTCGCTGATGGACCACACCCCCGGCCAGCGCCAGTTCCGCGACGAAGGCAAGCTGCGCGACTATTACCGCGGCAAGGGCGGCGGCAAGACCGACGCCCAACTCGACGAACTGTTCGCGAAGCGTTTCGAGTATCAGAAGGCCTATGCCGCGACCAACATGCGCGAGATCGTGGCGCTGGCACACAAGTACAAGATCCCGCTGGCGAGCCATGACGATACCACCGAGGAGAACGTCGTGGACGCCGTGCGCGATGGGGTTTCGGTCGCGGAATTCCCGACCACGCTGGAGGCCGCGCGCGGCCTGCACGAGGCCGGCATCGACATCCTGATGGGCGCGCCGAACGTCGTGCGCGGTGGCTCGCATTCCGGCAACATCGCCGCGGTCGATCTCGCTCGCGAAGGCCTGCTCGATATCCTGTCGTCGGATTACATCCCCTCGAGCCTCCTGATGGCCGCGCTGCATTTGCCCGAGCATGTGCCCGCCATCAGCCTTGCGGCGGCGATCCGCACGGTGACGAAGGCGCCCGCCGAGGCGGTCGGCCTGTCCGACCGCGGTGAAATTGCCGTCGGCAAGCGTGCCGATCTGATCCGCGTGCATGTTGCCGGCAGCGTCCCCGCGGTCCGCAGCGTCTGGCGCGAAGGGAGCCGCGTGGCATGA
- the phnH gene encoding phosphonate C-P lyase system protein PhnH, which translates to MTTIAELPPGFADKVLSAQSTFRSVMDAMARPGSVQRIVPTSGAPQTMMRGTAAIALTLFDHDTPLWLDARMSESTDVTKWLKFHTGAPVVQDPSIASFALIGDGGVLSSLERFALGTSEYPDRSTTLIVQVDSLDAGRSFELRGPGIDGVATLKASIKPFDLFERLRINEALFPRGVDVVLVADDAVVAIPRTTRVVSKGS; encoded by the coding sequence ATGACCACGATTGCGGAACTGCCGCCGGGGTTCGCCGACAAGGTGCTGTCGGCGCAATCGACCTTTCGCTCGGTCATGGACGCGATGGCGCGGCCGGGATCGGTCCAGCGCATCGTGCCGACATCAGGAGCGCCTCAAACGATGATGCGCGGCACGGCCGCGATCGCGCTGACGCTGTTCGACCACGACACGCCGCTCTGGCTCGATGCGCGCATGTCGGAAAGCACCGACGTGACAAAATGGCTGAAGTTCCACACCGGCGCACCGGTGGTGCAGGATCCCTCGATCGCCAGCTTCGCGCTGATCGGCGACGGCGGAGTGCTGTCTTCGCTCGAGCGCTTCGCGCTCGGCACCAGCGAATATCCGGATCGCTCGACCACATTGATCGTCCAGGTCGATAGCCTTGACGCCGGACGCAGCTTCGAGCTGCGCGGCCCCGGCATCGACGGTGTCGCCACGCTCAAGGCCTCGATCAAGCCGTTCGACCTGTTCGAGCGACTTCGTATTAATGAGGCGCTGTTTCCGCGCGGCGTCGATGTGGTGCTGGTGGCCGATGACGCCGTGGTTGCGATCCCGCGCACCACGCGTGTCGTGAGCAAGGGAAGCTAA
- a CDS encoding O-acetylhomoserine aminocarboxypropyltransferase codes for MPAPKPPAFETLSLHAGQHPDPTTGARAVPIYQTTSYVFQDSDHAAALFNLERAGHIYTRISNPTTGVLEERLAALEGGVGAICTASGMAALHLAIATLLNAGDHIVASSSLYGGTINLLAHTLPRFGIATTFVKPRDLDAFRAAIKPNTKLVIGETIGNPGLEVLDIPKVAAIAHDAKIPLLIDNTFATPYLSRPIELGADIVMHSATKWIGGHGIAIGGAIVDGGRFDWRASGKFGVLTEPYGGYHGIVFDEQFGTAAFIMRARTEGLRDFGACLSPTNAFQLLQGVETLGVRMDRHIQNTHLVLEALKANKAVDWVLHPSLEDHTDYQLAKTLLPRGAGSIVSFGIKGGRPAGRKFIESLRMISHLANVGDAKTLVIHPASTTHQQMDAEQLKASGIGEELVRLSVGIETASDIIDDLAQALRISQKV; via the coding sequence ATGCCCGCGCCAAAACCGCCCGCCTTCGAGACCCTGAGCCTGCATGCGGGCCAGCATCCGGATCCCACGACCGGCGCCCGCGCCGTGCCGATCTACCAGACCACGTCCTACGTGTTCCAGGATTCCGATCACGCCGCCGCGCTGTTCAACCTCGAGCGCGCCGGCCACATCTACACGCGCATCTCCAATCCGACTACGGGTGTGCTCGAGGAACGGCTTGCGGCGCTGGAAGGCGGCGTCGGCGCGATCTGCACCGCGAGCGGCATGGCCGCGCTGCATCTCGCCATCGCGACGCTCCTGAACGCCGGCGACCATATCGTCGCGTCGAGCTCGCTCTATGGCGGCACCATCAATTTGCTGGCGCACACGCTGCCGCGCTTCGGCATCGCCACAACGTTCGTGAAACCGCGCGATCTCGACGCCTTCCGCGCGGCGATCAAGCCGAACACGAAGCTGGTGATCGGCGAGACCATCGGCAATCCCGGGCTGGAGGTGCTGGACATTCCGAAGGTCGCGGCGATCGCGCATGACGCGAAGATTCCGCTGCTGATCGACAACACTTTTGCCACGCCCTATCTCAGCCGTCCGATCGAGCTCGGCGCCGACATCGTCATGCATTCGGCAACCAAATGGATCGGCGGCCACGGCATCGCGATCGGCGGCGCCATCGTCGACGGCGGCCGTTTCGACTGGCGCGCGTCGGGGAAGTTCGGCGTGCTGACCGAGCCCTATGGCGGCTATCACGGCATCGTCTTCGACGAGCAGTTCGGCACCGCCGCCTTCATCATGCGCGCGCGCACCGAAGGCCTGCGCGATTTCGGCGCCTGCCTGTCGCCGACCAACGCGTTTCAGCTGTTGCAGGGCGTCGAGACGCTCGGCGTGCGCATGGACCGCCACATCCAGAACACGCACCTCGTGCTGGAAGCGCTGAAAGCCAACAAGGCCGTGGATTGGGTGCTGCATCCCTCGCTCGAGGACCACACGGACTACCAGCTCGCAAAGACGCTGCTGCCGCGCGGCGCCGGCTCGATCGTCTCCTTCGGCATCAAGGGCGGCCGGCCCGCGGGGCGCAAGTTCATCGAATCGCTGCGCATGATCAGTCATCTCGCCAATGTCGGTGACGCCAAGACGCTGGTGATCCACCCGGCCTCGACCACGCATCAGCAGATGGACGCCGAGCAGCTCAAGGCCTCCGGCATCGGCGAGGAGCTGGTGCGGCTCTCGGTCGGCATCGAGACCGCAAGCGACATCATCGACGATCTCGCGCAGGCGCTGCGCATCTCGCAAAAGGTCTGA
- a CDS encoding IclR family transcriptional regulator — protein MDKTTSAKSARRMTEPRQGAQAIRRALAVLRILAAGREDGVPLAEVVRATGLTRPTVHRIVHVLIEEGIVERHDRTGRYAIGNQVPELALARARPSRLLIAANPSLQRASTEIGDTLFLTVRTGNDTLCVDRRIGVYPIQVLSIEVGARRPLGVSSAGVAILAAMPAQDARKIVAANEKRLEAYRTDAATVLGQVTAARRLGYGMREIGLVQGTKSISTWIKTPDGRPAAAMTVSAVRTRLGPRREQEVAEILLREARIIEQAIRG, from the coding sequence ATGGACAAGACGACTTCCGCGAAATCCGCCCGCCGCATGACAGAACCGCGACAGGGCGCGCAGGCGATCCGGCGCGCGCTGGCGGTGCTGCGCATTCTCGCCGCAGGCCGCGAAGACGGCGTGCCACTGGCCGAGGTGGTGCGGGCGACCGGCCTCACCCGCCCGACCGTGCACCGCATCGTCCACGTGCTGATCGAGGAAGGCATCGTCGAACGGCATGACCGGACCGGCCGCTACGCGATCGGCAATCAGGTGCCGGAGCTCGCACTCGCACGGGCCCGGCCGTCGCGGCTGCTGATCGCCGCAAATCCGTCGCTGCAACGCGCCTCGACCGAGATCGGCGACACGCTGTTCCTGACGGTGCGGACCGGCAACGACACGCTGTGCGTCGATCGCAGGATCGGTGTCTATCCGATCCAGGTGCTGTCCATCGAGGTCGGCGCGCGCCGACCGCTCGGCGTCTCCAGCGCGGGCGTCGCCATCCTCGCCGCGATGCCGGCGCAGGACGCGCGAAAAATCGTCGCGGCCAACGAGAAGAGGCTGGAGGCCTACCGCACCGACGCTGCGACGGTGCTGGGCCAGGTCACCGCCGCAAGACGGCTGGGATACGGCATGAGGGAAATTGGTCTCGTGCAGGGCACGAAATCGATCTCGACCTGGATCAAGACGCCCGACGGCCGCCCCGCTGCCGCGATGACCGTCTCCGCCGTTCGGACGAGGCTCGGCCCGCGCCGCGAACAGGAGGTCGCGGAGATCTTGCTGCGGGAAGCGCGCATCATCGAGCAGGCCATTCGCGGCTAG